The following are from one region of the Osmerus mordax isolate fOsmMor3 chromosome 1, fOsmMor3.pri, whole genome shotgun sequence genome:
- the LOC136946716 gene encoding putative nuclease HARBI1 isoform X2 — MATRAAYFSPSEAQILMEAYEEVKDIIKKKGNTATVIKQREKAWQSIADRLNALNMNGPKRTWQQVKIKYKNILQNAVKKNTHRQGTGGGSPKADLTPAEDMALELNKGRPVLEGIPGGKETSIGSSQDATRFIQVSGSTVFLLEPPAQAPDDADPGEGPSAAATAHDGDDDEEETISLDSRRHEDPDAIQWENQPGNISSQAIRKLYGNHLRRQIELADIDIQYKKKKMENLALESEIKKRTIRKLDLEIKKLERELQEDDTADDHLYERYRFSADGIRYLCRLLGPRIKHRTARSHALSVEQMVCVALRFFASGAFLYSVGDAEQLNKATICRTIRSVCLAIKALADVFISFPGHRRLCDIKEEFYRIAVDCTHIRIKAPSGAHEADFVNRKSFHSINVQMVCNADCVISNVVAKWPGSVHDSRIFRASEIYQCLSQGEFSGVLLGDRGYGCQPFLLTPFTDPQEAQQAYNHAHARTRARVEMTFGLLKARFHCLHKLRVSPVRACDITVACAVLHNVACLRKERAPRVPPAMDWDNPDIFPDDDSGRLLRDQYVLNYFS, encoded by the exons atggcaactagagccgcgtacttttccccgtcggaagcacaaatcctcatggaggcatacgaggaggtaaaagatataattaagaagaaaggcaacaccgccacagtgataaagcaaagagaaaaagcgtggcaaagtattgcagaccgcctgaatgc attaaacatgaacgggccaaaacggacatggcagcaggtcaaaatcaaatacaagaacattctgcagaatg cagtgaaaaagaatacccacagacaaggcacgggtggtgggtcaccaaaggctgaccttaccccagcagaggacatggccttggagctaaataaaggcaggcccgtcttagaggggatccctggggggaaagagacgagcataggttcctcccaagatgccacccgcttcattcaag tgtctggcagcactgtgttcctgttagagccaccagcacaagcaccagacgatgctgatcca ggtgaaggccccagtgcagcagcaacagcacatgatggagacgatgatgaggaggagaccatctctctggattccagaaggcatgag gacccagatgctatacagtgggaaaaccagcctggcaacata agctcacaagctatcagaaagttgtatggcaaccacctccggcgccaaatagaactggcagacatagacattcagtacaagaagaaaaagatggaaaatcttgcactggagtccgaaataaaaaagaggacaattaggaaactggaccttgaaataaaaaaacttgagagggag ctccaagaagatgacacagctga tgaccatctatatgaaagatacaggttttctgcagatggcatcaggtatctatgcagactactgggtcccaggattaagcaccgcactgcacggagccatgcactgagtgtggagcaaatggtttgtgtggccttgcgcttttttgctagtggagccttcctgtactcagtgggggatgcagaacagctgaacaaggccacaatttgccgcacaataaggagtgtgtgtctggctatcaaagcattagcagatgtcttcatctccttccctggccacagaagactctgtgacatcaaagaggagttctataggattgcag tggactgcacacacataaggataaaagccccctcaggtgcccatgaggccgattttgtgaataggaaatcctttcacagcattaatgttcag atggtctgcaatgctgactgtgtgatcagcaatgttgtggcaaaatggcctggctcagtccatgactccagaatctttcgggcctctgaaatctatcagtgcctatcacaag gtgaattctctggtgtgttgctgggagacagggggtatggctgccagccttttctcctgacacctttcacagacccccaggaagcacagcaggcctacaaccatgcccatgccaggaccagggccagagttgaaatgacctttggcctcctgaaggcacgctttcactgccttcacaaattaagggtcagccctgttagggcatgtgatattactgtggcttgtgctgtcctccacaatgtggcctgcctgaggaaggagagggcccccAGAGTGCCACCAGCCATGGACTGGGACAATCCGGATATCTTCCCTGACGACGACAGTGGTCGGCTGCTGAGGGACCAatatgtgttgaattattttagttag
- the LOC136946716 gene encoding putative nuclease HARBI1 isoform X1 has translation MATRAAYFSPSEAQILMEAYEEVKDIIKKKGNTATVIKQREKAWQSIADRLNALNMNGPKRTWQQVKIKYKNILQNAVKKNTHRQGTGGGSPKADLTPAEDMALELNKGRPVLEGIPGGKETSIGSSQDATRFIQVSGSTVFLLEPPAQAPDDADPGEGPSAAATAHDGDDDEEETISLDSRRHEDPDAIQWENQPGNISSQAIRKLYGNHLRRQIELADIDIQYKKKKMENLALESEIKKRTIRKLDLEIKKLERELQEDDTADDHLYERYRFSADGIRYLCRLLGPRIKHRTARSHALSVEQMVCVALRFFASGAFLYSVGDAEQLNKATICRTIRSVCLAIKALADVFISFPGHRRLCDIKEEFYRIAGFPNVIGAVDCTHIRIKAPSGAHEADFVNRKSFHSINVQMVCNADCVISNVVAKWPGSVHDSRIFRASEIYQCLSQGEFSGVLLGDRGYGCQPFLLTPFTDPQEAQQAYNHAHARTRARVEMTFGLLKARFHCLHKLRVSPVRACDITVACAVLHNVACLRKERAPRVPPAMDWDNPDIFPDDDSGRLLRDQYVLNYFS, from the exons atggcaactagagccgcgtacttttccccgtcggaagcacaaatcctcatggaggcatacgaggaggtaaaagatataattaagaagaaaggcaacaccgccacagtgataaagcaaagagaaaaagcgtggcaaagtattgcagaccgcctgaatgc attaaacatgaacgggccaaaacggacatggcagcaggtcaaaatcaaatacaagaacattctgcagaatg cagtgaaaaagaatacccacagacaaggcacgggtggtgggtcaccaaaggctgaccttaccccagcagaggacatggccttggagctaaataaaggcaggcccgtcttagaggggatccctggggggaaagagacgagcataggttcctcccaagatgccacccgcttcattcaag tgtctggcagcactgtgttcctgttagagccaccagcacaagcaccagacgatgctgatcca ggtgaaggccccagtgcagcagcaacagcacatgatggagacgatgatgaggaggagaccatctctctggattccagaaggcatgag gacccagatgctatacagtgggaaaaccagcctggcaacata agctcacaagctatcagaaagttgtatggcaaccacctccggcgccaaatagaactggcagacatagacattcagtacaagaagaaaaagatggaaaatcttgcactggagtccgaaataaaaaagaggacaattaggaaactggaccttgaaataaaaaaacttgagagggag ctccaagaagatgacacagctga tgaccatctatatgaaagatacaggttttctgcagatggcatcaggtatctatgcagactactgggtcccaggattaagcaccgcactgcacggagccatgcactgagtgtggagcaaatggtttgtgtggccttgcgcttttttgctagtggagccttcctgtactcagtgggggatgcagaacagctgaacaaggccacaatttgccgcacaataaggagtgtgtgtctggctatcaaagcattagcagatgtcttcatctccttccctggccacagaagactctgtgacatcaaagaggagttctataggattgcag gtttccccaatgtcattggtgcagtggactgcacacacataaggataaaagccccctcaggtgcccatgaggccgattttgtgaataggaaatcctttcacagcattaatgttcag atggtctgcaatgctgactgtgtgatcagcaatgttgtggcaaaatggcctggctcagtccatgactccagaatctttcgggcctctgaaatctatcagtgcctatcacaag gtgaattctctggtgtgttgctgggagacagggggtatggctgccagccttttctcctgacacctttcacagacccccaggaagcacagcaggcctacaaccatgcccatgccaggaccagggccagagttgaaatgacctttggcctcctgaaggcacgctttcactgccttcacaaattaagggtcagccctgttagggcatgtgatattactgtggcttgtgctgtcctccacaatgtggcctgcctgaggaaggagagggcccccAGAGTGCCACCAGCCATGGACTGGGACAATCCGGATATCTTCCCTGACGACGACAGTGGTCGGCTGCTGAGGGACCAatatgtgttgaattattttagttag
- the LOC136946716 gene encoding uncharacterized protein isoform X3 translates to MATRAAYFSPSEAQILMEAYEEVKDIIKKKGNTATVIKQREKAWQSIADRLNALNMNGPKRTWQQVKIKYKNILQNAVKKNTHRQGTGGGSPKADLTPAEDMALELNKGRPVLEGIPGGKETSIGSSQDATRFIQVSGSTVFLLEPPAQAPDDADPGEGPSAAATAHDGDDDEEETISLDSRRHEDPDAIQWENQPGNISSQAIRKLYGNHLRRQIELADIDIQYKKKKMENLALESEIKKRTIRKLDLEIKKLERELQEDDTADDHLYERYRFSADGISGAFLYSVGDAEQLNKATICRTIRSVCLAIKALADVFISFPGHRRLCDIKEEFYRIAGFPNVIGAVDCTHIRIKAPSGAHEADFVNRKSFHSINVQMVCNADCVISNVVAKWPGSVHDSRIFRASEIYQCLSQGEFSGVLLGDRGYGCQPFLLTPFTDPQEAQQAYNHAHARTRARVEMTFGLLKARFHCLHKLRVSPVRACDITVACAVLHNVACLRKERAPRVPPAMDWDNPDIFPDDDSGRLLRDQYVLNYFS, encoded by the exons atggcaactagagccgcgtacttttccccgtcggaagcacaaatcctcatggaggcatacgaggaggtaaaagatataattaagaagaaaggcaacaccgccacagtgataaagcaaagagaaaaagcgtggcaaagtattgcagaccgcctgaatgc attaaacatgaacgggccaaaacggacatggcagcaggtcaaaatcaaatacaagaacattctgcagaatg cagtgaaaaagaatacccacagacaaggcacgggtggtgggtcaccaaaggctgaccttaccccagcagaggacatggccttggagctaaataaaggcaggcccgtcttagaggggatccctggggggaaagagacgagcataggttcctcccaagatgccacccgcttcattcaag tgtctggcagcactgtgttcctgttagagccaccagcacaagcaccagacgatgctgatcca ggtgaaggccccagtgcagcagcaacagcacatgatggagacgatgatgaggaggagaccatctctctggattccagaaggcatgag gacccagatgctatacagtgggaaaaccagcctggcaacata agctcacaagctatcagaaagttgtatggcaaccacctccggcgccaaatagaactggcagacatagacattcagtacaagaagaaaaagatggaaaatcttgcactggagtccgaaataaaaaagaggacaattaggaaactggaccttgaaataaaaaaacttgagagggag ctccaagaagatgacacagctga tgaccatctatatgaaagatacaggttttctgcagatggcatcag tggagccttcctgtactcagtgggggatgcagaacagctgaacaaggccacaatttgccgcacaataaggagtgtgtgtctggctatcaaagcattagcagatgtcttcatctccttccctggccacagaagactctgtgacatcaaagaggagttctataggattgcag gtttccccaatgtcattggtgcagtggactgcacacacataaggataaaagccccctcaggtgcccatgaggccgattttgtgaataggaaatcctttcacagcattaatgttcag atggtctgcaatgctgactgtgtgatcagcaatgttgtggcaaaatggcctggctcagtccatgactccagaatctttcgggcctctgaaatctatcagtgcctatcacaag gtgaattctctggtgtgttgctgggagacagggggtatggctgccagccttttctcctgacacctttcacagacccccaggaagcacagcaggcctacaaccatgcccatgccaggaccagggccagagttgaaatgacctttggcctcctgaaggcacgctttcactgccttcacaaattaagggtcagccctgttagggcatgtgatattactgtggcttgtgctgtcctccacaatgtggcctgcctgaggaaggagagggcccccAGAGTGCCACCAGCCATGGACTGGGACAATCCGGATATCTTCCCTGACGACGACAGTGGTCGGCTGCTGAGGGACCAatatgtgttgaattattttagttag